In the Posidoniimonas corsicana genome, one interval contains:
- a CDS encoding alpha/beta hydrolase, with product MQAPFSRTLSLPAALLFINLLLPALLVAAEELPQPTLSDVRYGDHPRQKLHFWRVESAEPTAVAIHIHGGGWNGGTRLNGNLKSALPRLQEAGIAVASVEYRLIRHGVAQGVEPPVKAPLSDCARAVQFVRSKADEWNLDPRRVGLFGGSAGGCTSLWLALHRDLADPDSPDPIARLSTRPTCAAVIRAQTTLDPRQMQEWMPNSFYGGHAFGVGKPGKENRAANFKEFLARRDELLPQINEYSPYALATSDAPPIYLFYTTKPAMGEKTKDPTHSSNFGVKLDERLRELGVSSELAYPGAPGVEHATVADYLIHHLK from the coding sequence ATGCAAGCCCCATTCTCTCGTACGTTGTCGCTCCCGGCGGCGTTGCTCTTCATCAATCTGCTCCTGCCGGCGTTACTCGTAGCGGCCGAAGAGCTCCCGCAGCCCACGCTCTCCGACGTGCGTTACGGCGATCACCCCCGCCAGAAGCTGCACTTCTGGCGGGTCGAGTCGGCAGAGCCGACCGCCGTAGCGATCCACATCCACGGCGGCGGCTGGAACGGCGGCACGCGGCTCAACGGCAACCTCAAGTCTGCGCTCCCCCGCCTGCAGGAAGCCGGGATCGCGGTCGCGAGCGTAGAGTACCGACTCATCCGCCACGGCGTAGCGCAGGGCGTCGAGCCGCCGGTCAAAGCGCCGCTCTCCGACTGCGCGCGGGCCGTGCAGTTCGTCCGCAGCAAGGCCGACGAGTGGAATCTCGACCCGCGGCGGGTTGGTCTGTTCGGCGGCTCCGCCGGCGGCTGCACCAGCCTATGGCTCGCCCTGCACCGCGACCTGGCCGACCCGGACAGCCCCGACCCCATCGCCCGGCTGTCCACCCGGCCTACCTGCGCCGCGGTGATCAGGGCGCAGACCACGCTCGACCCGCGGCAGATGCAGGAGTGGATGCCCAACAGCTTCTACGGCGGGCACGCGTTCGGAGTCGGGAAGCCGGGCAAGGAAAACCGGGCCGCTAACTTCAAGGAGTTCCTCGCCCGCCGCGACGAGCTGCTGCCTCAGATCAACGAGTACTCGCCCTACGCGCTCGCCACCAGCGACGCCCCGCCCATCTACCTGTTCTACACAACCAAGCCGGCGATGGGGGAAAAGACCAAAGACCCCACGCACAGCTCCAACTTCGGAGTCAAGCTCGACGAGCGGCTGCGGGAGCTCGGCGTGTCGAGCGAGCTGGCCTACCCCGGCGCGCCGGGAGTAGAGCACGCGACCGTCGCCGACTACCTGATCCACCACCTAAAGTAG
- a CDS encoding DUF3500 domain-containing protein, translating into MKTLLLVPLVLLAACPALGAETPHTPTAVVAQAVEAADSFIATLNDAQRKAVRFDFSDDEQRRRWSNLPAGMYPRNGLRWGDLNQQQRDAAMQLFSATLSPRGVQQVIDNMQGDEVLKQQGGGGRADFGADAYYLSILGTPSADTPWMWQFGGHHLAINATLVGDQVTLSPSLTGGQPVDYEVDGRQVRQLAEEEDLSFELIGSLSPDQRQAAILGDHHANMIYGPGKEGAKPKPEGLNAGKLDDRQRELLLSLIEARIGVLNQTHAERAMQAIKQNLAETWFSWYGPTTPGAAATFRVQGPTLLMEYSPQHLGGDDTQHTHAMYRDPANDYGAAWVKQADR; encoded by the coding sequence ATGAAGACGCTTCTGCTTGTGCCCCTCGTGCTACTCGCGGCGTGCCCCGCTCTGGGTGCGGAAACGCCGCACACGCCAACAGCGGTGGTCGCGCAGGCGGTTGAGGCGGCCGACTCCTTCATCGCTACGCTCAACGACGCGCAGCGAAAGGCGGTCCGGTTCGACTTCTCCGACGACGAGCAGCGTCGCCGCTGGTCCAACCTGCCGGCTGGCATGTACCCACGCAATGGCCTCCGCTGGGGCGATCTCAATCAGCAGCAACGCGACGCGGCCATGCAGCTCTTCTCGGCGACGCTCAGCCCCCGCGGCGTGCAGCAGGTGATCGACAACATGCAGGGCGACGAGGTCCTCAAGCAGCAGGGCGGCGGCGGCCGGGCGGACTTCGGCGCGGACGCGTACTACCTCTCCATCCTGGGAACCCCGTCGGCCGACACGCCCTGGATGTGGCAGTTCGGTGGGCACCACCTGGCCATCAACGCCACCTTGGTCGGCGATCAAGTCACCCTCTCGCCCAGCCTGACCGGCGGGCAGCCGGTCGACTACGAGGTCGACGGCCGCCAAGTGCGTCAGCTCGCCGAAGAAGAGGACCTCTCGTTCGAGCTGATCGGCTCGCTCTCGCCCGATCAACGCCAGGCGGCCATTCTAGGCGACCACCACGCCAACATGATCTACGGGCCGGGCAAAGAGGGCGCCAAGCCGAAGCCCGAAGGCCTCAACGCCGGCAAGCTCGACGACCGCCAGCGGGAACTGCTGCTGTCGCTGATCGAGGCCCGCATCGGCGTCCTCAACCAAACGCACGCCGAACGCGCGATGCAGGCGATCAAGCAGAACCTCGCTGAGACCTGGTTCTCCTGGTACGGCCCCACCACGCCCGGCGCCGCCGCGACCTTCCGGGTCCAGGGGCCGACGCTGCTGATGGAGTACTCGCCTCAGCACCTCGGCGGCGACGACACCCAGCACACCCACGCCATGTACCGCGACCCCGCCAACGACTACGGCGCCGCCTGGGTGAAGCAAGCGGACCGCTAA